The following coding sequences lie in one Candidatus Marinarcus aquaticus genomic window:
- the hemW gene encoding radical SAM family heme chaperone HemW, producing the protein MHIPFCDSKCFYCAFNSYTTMFHLKENYMKALYLELKTSLEKYQPTIETLFIGGGTPSTILAKHFAPIFDLIQPYLLENAEITTEANPNSATLQWQKEMYDLGVNRISFGVQSFDDDKLKFLGRAHNGQKAIQAVNIAYKIGFKNINCDLIYGVANDTLKSVKKDIDIMTSLPINHISAYSLTLEEGTKFFDQKRVKIDDEELSVQLFEYLETKGFKQYEISNFALSNEARSQHNLGYWKYKEYLGIGAGAVGCINNKRYYATSEIDQFISAPNTYEIENLSEEDIKTERILLGLRSVVGFEKSLLNEDEFERAKELIENGQLVLKNEQFFALNYLLADEIALYVIN; encoded by the coding sequence TTGCATATCCCCTTTTGTGACAGTAAATGTTTTTACTGCGCATTTAACTCCTATACAACCATGTTTCATCTCAAAGAAAATTATATGAAAGCGTTATATTTAGAGTTAAAAACATCGTTAGAAAAATACCAACCCACAATTGAAACACTCTTTATTGGCGGAGGTACGCCAAGTACGATTTTAGCCAAACATTTTGCACCTATTTTTGATCTTATTCAACCATATTTGCTCGAAAATGCTGAAATAACCACTGAAGCTAATCCCAACAGTGCCACACTTCAATGGCAAAAAGAGATGTATGATTTGGGTGTGAATCGTATCAGTTTTGGGGTACAAAGTTTTGATGATGACAAACTGAAGTTTTTAGGACGAGCACATAATGGGCAAAAAGCGATTCAAGCAGTTAATATTGCTTATAAGATTGGTTTTAAAAACATCAATTGTGATTTGATTTATGGGGTGGCAAACGATACCTTAAAGAGTGTGAAAAAAGACATTGATATCATGACAAGTTTGCCAATCAATCATATCAGTGCTTACAGTTTAACTCTGGAAGAGGGCACAAAATTCTTTGACCAAAAACGCGTTAAAATAGATGATGAAGAGTTGAGTGTTCAACTCTTTGAGTATTTAGAAACAAAAGGATTTAAGCAGTATGAAATCTCTAACTTTGCTCTTTCAAACGAAGCACGTTCACAACACAATTTGGGTTATTGGAAATATAAAGAGTATTTGGGAATTGGTGCAGGCGCAGTAGGGTGTATTAATAACAAACGTTATTACGCTACCAGTGAGATTGACCAGTTTATTTCAGCACCCAACACCTATGAGATTGAAAATTTAAGTGAAGAAGATATTAAAACAGAGAGAATTCTCTTAGGACTTCGCAGTGTGGTAGGATTTGAGAAGAGTCTTTTAAATGAGGATGAATTTGAACGAGCAAAAGAGCTTATAGAGAATGGACAATTGGTTTTAAAAAATGAGCAATTTTTTGCACTTAACTACTTGCTTGCTGATGAAATAGCACTTTATGTTATCAATTAA
- a CDS encoding UbiA prenyltransferase family protein: MKKLLKFVTEYINDIKRGELTLNSFLLTFLCIVIIRTVLEFVFESGHFLTLKSSFYYILVDYVHIFISWLTLYAFISLILFYLTPVSFINTFKVTLHFFGIIIIVPILDYFVFESGTIVYNHSFDTFWFSFLNTFNPFVELAFATKGVRVEIALVLIFAYAFVYIESKKHMKALLSVLLIYTIIYMYGYLPAFYNFFLDTRFEEIINNSFLRTKSDVQFNLYIYLPLVLLLLGVIFKQFDKSMRDTIRDSIRIERFTIYLGLFLFGFVMTLKNNTIGWETVNLFDVQKVCMAALALLFMFAYSTVLNNIYDVEIDKISNTKRPLVMQVITFEHCIELKNFYLFMALLMALSINEHFFVLSMLILSLSYLYSAKPLRLKRHFIFANMTLSCIAVSVYLLGVTLFEGNLTFINSDKTLLVFIFVLFFISANIKDIKDIRGDKKEGVCTLPILLGEAKTMLIIKVSAFLCMVLFLYLLGFGAITLTALLGLMLFMSLKLKNSESYLLGLQLIALMIYIFIFLR; encoded by the coding sequence TTGAAAAAGTTGCTAAAATTTGTAACTGAGTATATAAACGACATAAAAAGAGGTGAGTTAACTCTTAACTCATTTCTTTTAACTTTTCTTTGTATTGTTATCATACGAACGGTTCTTGAGTTTGTATTTGAATCGGGTCATTTTCTAACGCTAAAGAGCTCATTTTACTACATCTTGGTTGATTATGTACATATTTTTATCTCTTGGTTGACTCTTTATGCATTTATCTCTTTGATTCTTTTTTATCTCACACCTGTTAGTTTTATCAATACTTTCAAGGTAACTTTGCACTTCTTTGGTATTATCATCATCGTGCCAATTTTAGACTACTTTGTATTTGAAAGTGGAACCATTGTTTATAACCACTCTTTTGATACTTTTTGGTTCTCCTTTCTAAACACATTTAACCCTTTTGTAGAGCTTGCTTTTGCAACCAAGGGTGTTAGAGTGGAGATTGCCTTGGTGTTAATCTTTGCTTATGCTTTTGTCTATATTGAGAGTAAAAAACATATGAAAGCTTTGTTGTCTGTACTCTTAATCTATACCATTATTTATATGTATGGGTATTTACCTGCTTTTTATAACTTTTTTTTAGATACTCGTTTTGAAGAGATTATAAATAACTCTTTTTTAAGAACAAAATCCGATGTGCAATTTAATCTCTATATCTATTTGCCATTGGTTTTATTGCTACTGGGAGTTATTTTTAAACAGTTTGACAAAAGTATGAGAGATACAATACGAGACAGCATTCGGATCGAACGCTTTACAATCTATTTGGGGCTTTTTCTTTTTGGGTTTGTCATGACACTGAAAAACAATACTATAGGGTGGGAAACAGTAAATCTCTTTGATGTACAAAAAGTGTGTATGGCTGCTTTGGCTTTACTTTTTATGTTTGCTTACTCAACGGTTTTAAACAATATTTATGATGTAGAGATTGATAAAATATCCAATACTAAAAGACCTTTGGTGATGCAAGTTATTACATTTGAACACTGTATTGAACTCAAAAACTTTTATTTGTTTATGGCATTATTGATGGCTTTGAGTATTAATGAACACTTTTTTGTTCTTTCAATGTTGATTTTGTCATTAAGTTATCTCTATTCTGCAAAACCGTTACGATTGAAACGGCATTTTATTTTTGCAAACATGACATTATCTTGTATTGCAGTGAGTGTTTATTTGCTTGGAGTAACATTGTTTGAAGGGAATTTAACCTTTATTAACAGCGATAAAACCTTGTTGGTATTTATATTTGTTCTGTTTTTCATCAGTGCAAATATCAAAGACATAAAAGATATTCGTGGCGATAAAAAAGAGGGAGTATGTACTCTTCCCATCCTTTTAGGTGAAGCTAAAACGATGCTTATCATCAAAGTGAGTGCTTTTTTGTGTATGGTGCTTTTTTTATATCTCTTGGGCTTTGGAGCCATAACCCTGACAGCTTTGTTGGGTCTGATGCTTTTCATGAGTCTGAAGCTTAAAAACTCTGAGTCCTATCTTTTAGGCTTACAACTCATTGCTTTAATGATTTATATTTTTATATTTCTAAGATAA